A single genomic interval of Trinickia acidisoli harbors:
- a CDS encoding ABC transporter substrate-binding protein — MNQTFTRRRFLRGTGLLGLSLAAGSLLMPFIARAASTQIRIVSNPGLENATLNALMDERGYFKQYGVNAQIIEAPGIAGPFDAIAAGAADLCMVSGYDRVLSRIEQGAKVKIVGAGMKKCALTVYAKPDAIQTLADLKGKTVAVGPRLGLLHTLMLQLMKVKGIDAAQINFVDKGGNEQCYEAVVKGEADACCASISHLNDDGALVVLHEADMWEALPHCTFQTAYAADSALAQKHEGMVAVMAAYGALYEYLMSPASHDAFFEARKHAQKKFDEASARAIWHFNQQQKPYSKDLSLTDADIGYLQDMYIGVGSLKRKQPVAAVADMSAANAAAKLLG, encoded by the coding sequence ATGAATCAAACCTTCACCCGCCGGCGCTTCTTGCGCGGCACCGGGCTGCTTGGGCTCAGCCTCGCCGCGGGAAGCCTCCTCATGCCGTTTATCGCGCGGGCCGCTTCCACGCAAATCAGAATCGTCAGCAACCCGGGGCTGGAGAACGCCACGTTGAACGCGCTAATGGATGAACGCGGCTATTTCAAGCAATACGGGGTCAATGCGCAAATCATCGAGGCCCCCGGTATCGCCGGTCCCTTCGACGCCATCGCGGCCGGCGCGGCGGACCTGTGCATGGTGTCGGGTTACGACAGGGTGCTATCGCGCATCGAGCAAGGCGCCAAGGTCAAGATCGTCGGTGCCGGGATGAAAAAGTGCGCACTGACGGTTTACGCGAAGCCCGATGCGATCCAAACGCTCGCCGATCTGAAGGGCAAGACGGTGGCGGTCGGTCCGCGATTGGGTCTGCTGCATACGCTGATGCTGCAACTCATGAAAGTGAAAGGCATCGATGCCGCGCAAATCAATTTCGTCGACAAGGGCGGCAACGAGCAGTGTTATGAAGCGGTCGTCAAAGGCGAAGCCGATGCATGCTGCGCGAGCATCTCGCATCTGAACGACGACGGCGCTCTGGTGGTGCTCCATGAGGCCGACATGTGGGAAGCACTTCCGCATTGCACTTTCCAGACGGCCTATGCGGCCGATTCCGCGCTCGCGCAGAAGCACGAGGGCATGGTTGCGGTCATGGCCGCCTATGGGGCGCTCTACGAATACTTGATGTCGCCGGCGTCGCATGATGCCTTCTTCGAAGCGCGCAAGCACGCCCAAAAGAAATTCGACGAGGCCTCGGCGCGCGCGATCTGGCATTTCAATCAGCAACAAAAGCCCTATTCCAAAGATCTTTCGCTGACCGACGCCGACATCGGTTATCTGCAGGACATGTACATCGGCGTGGGCAGCTTGAAGCGGAAGCAACCCGTCGCCGCGGTGGCCGACATGTCGGCGGCGAACGCCGCGGCGAAGTTGCTCGGCTAA
- a CDS encoding porin, which yields MKYKTAICACAALMSTAPAWAGDSLNLGSIQGGSSVTLYGLIDQGVEFVNHVATGKTTSDAFREGSGTATSFFGLRGQEDLGGGLHTIFDLQGGFAPSNGTSLQGGRMFGRQAYVGLDGKYGRLTFGRQYTMRFYAVHIANPFGTGAQGLTTMDNGIANARADNAVSYRVALGGLEAGVNYSFGRDAVAGNSSVATDCPGETVPSNECREYSTLLHYEGHGWGVATSYERNYGGTSATWGGLTSPKLTDSRFIVGGYFKFRGAKFGGGWIKRDDEGIATPKSNLVWVTGTVPVTHFFFVDAMVADIKYENSPNKAMALVLRGTYALSKRTMLYVTGEHMQNGGNLAFSATNDTPVVAPPAGGAQISLIAGIRHTF from the coding sequence ATGAAATACAAGACCGCCATATGCGCCTGCGCGGCGCTGATGAGCACTGCACCGGCGTGGGCAGGGGACAGCTTAAATTTGGGATCGATCCAAGGGGGGAGTTCAGTCACGTTATACGGCTTGATCGATCAGGGGGTGGAGTTCGTCAATCACGTGGCCACGGGCAAAACGACTTCCGATGCGTTCCGCGAAGGTTCGGGAACGGCGACTTCCTTCTTCGGATTGCGCGGACAAGAGGATCTGGGTGGCGGCCTGCACACCATATTCGACTTGCAAGGCGGCTTTGCGCCGAGCAACGGCACGTCGCTCCAGGGCGGGCGCATGTTCGGGCGGCAGGCCTACGTCGGCCTCGACGGAAAATACGGTCGATTGACGTTCGGGCGCCAATACACCATGCGCTTCTATGCCGTGCACATCGCCAATCCGTTCGGAACGGGAGCGCAAGGCCTGACGACGATGGACAACGGGATTGCGAACGCGCGTGCCGATAATGCCGTCAGCTATCGCGTCGCGCTCGGCGGGCTCGAAGCCGGCGTGAACTACAGTTTCGGCCGCGATGCCGTTGCCGGCAACAGTTCGGTCGCCACGGATTGCCCGGGCGAAACGGTCCCGTCCAACGAATGCAGAGAATACTCGACGCTGCTTCATTACGAGGGGCACGGGTGGGGTGTTGCCACCTCGTATGAGCGCAATTACGGCGGCACCTCGGCGACGTGGGGCGGTCTCACTTCGCCGAAACTGACCGACAGCCGGTTCATCGTGGGCGGCTACTTCAAGTTTCGCGGCGCTAAATTCGGGGGAGGTTGGATCAAGCGCGACGACGAAGGCATCGCTACGCCGAAGAGCAATTTGGTTTGGGTGACAGGCACCGTGCCCGTGACTCACTTTTTCTTCGTCGACGCGATGGTGGCCGACATCAAATACGAGAATTCGCCGAACAAGGCCATGGCGCTCGTATTGCGCGGCACCTACGCGCTGTCCAAGCGCACGATGCTCTATGTGACCGGCGAACACATGCAGAACGGCGGCAACCTCGCGTTTTCGGCGACGAACGATACGCCCGTCGTAGCGCCTCCGGCCGGTGGCGCGCAGATTTCCCTCATCGCGGGTATTCGGCACACGTTCTAA
- a CDS encoding ArsR/SmtB family transcription factor: MTIDIDAIHKALANPVRREILAWLKEPSVYFPEQELPLDCGVCAGQINVRCGLSQSTVSAHLATLQSAGLVTAKRVGQWSFFKRNETVIQAFLASLRDEL, encoded by the coding sequence ATGACGATCGACATCGACGCCATCCACAAGGCACTCGCCAATCCCGTGCGGCGCGAGATTCTCGCGTGGCTCAAGGAGCCGAGCGTCTACTTCCCCGAGCAAGAGTTGCCGCTCGATTGCGGCGTGTGCGCCGGGCAGATCAACGTGCGCTGCGGCCTATCGCAGTCGACGGTGTCGGCCCACCTCGCCACGTTGCAGAGCGCGGGGCTCGTGACGGCGAAGCGGGTGGGCCAGTGGAGCTTTTTCAAGCGAAACGAAACCGTCATTCAAGCGTTTCTCGCATCGCTGCGCGACGAACTATAA
- a CDS encoding alkene reductase, translated as MPTLFDPLVAGDLTLPNRIIMAPLTRQRAGEERLPNALMAKYYADRASAGLILSEATSVTPQGVGYAATPGIWSDEQVAGWKIVTDAVHAAGGRIFLQLWHVGRVSDPIFLNGALPVAPSAIAPNGHVSLVRPQRPFVTPRALELEEIHHVVAAFRKGAENAKAAGFDGVEVHGANGYLLDQFLQDSTNRRTDAYGGPIENRARLLLEVVDECIAVWGAGRVGVHLAPRGDAHTMGDSSPAQTFGYVARELGERRVAFICARESLGDNRLGPLLKHTFGGVYIANEKFTKDTAQQTLDAGEADAVAWGQLFIANPDLPTRFKRDTPLNKPNPETYYSAGPEGYVDYPTLETA; from the coding sequence ATGCCCACTTTGTTCGATCCGCTCGTCGCCGGCGACCTGACATTGCCGAACCGCATCATCATGGCTCCGCTCACGCGACAACGCGCGGGCGAGGAGCGTCTGCCGAACGCGTTGATGGCGAAGTACTACGCCGATCGCGCATCGGCCGGCCTGATTCTCAGCGAAGCAACGTCGGTGACGCCGCAAGGCGTCGGCTATGCCGCCACGCCCGGCATCTGGTCGGATGAACAGGTGGCGGGATGGAAGATCGTGACCGATGCCGTGCATGCAGCGGGCGGCCGCATCTTCCTGCAACTGTGGCACGTCGGCCGCGTATCCGATCCGATCTTTCTGAACGGCGCACTCCCCGTCGCCCCGAGCGCGATCGCGCCGAACGGTCACGTGAGCCTCGTGCGCCCGCAGCGGCCGTTCGTCACGCCGCGCGCGCTCGAACTCGAAGAGATCCACCACGTCGTTGCCGCCTTCCGTAAGGGCGCGGAGAATGCGAAGGCTGCCGGCTTCGACGGCGTCGAAGTCCACGGTGCGAATGGTTATCTGCTCGACCAATTCCTGCAAGACAGCACGAACCGCCGCACCGACGCATATGGCGGCCCCATCGAAAACCGCGCGCGTCTCTTGCTCGAAGTCGTCGACGAATGTATCGCGGTGTGGGGTGCGGGACGCGTCGGCGTTCATCTCGCGCCGCGCGGCGATGCACATACGATGGGCGATTCGAGCCCCGCGCAAACGTTCGGTTACGTCGCACGCGAACTCGGCGAGCGCCGCGTTGCCTTCATCTGCGCACGCGAATCGCTCGGCGACAACCGCCTCGGGCCGCTGCTGAAGCACACGTTCGGCGGTGTCTACATCGCGAACGAAAAATTCACGAAAGACACGGCACAGCAGACGCTCGACGCAGGCGAAGCCGATGCGGTCGCATGGGGCCAATTATTCATCGCGAACCCCGATCTGCCGACGCGCTTCAAGCGCGACACGCCGCTGAACAAACCGAACCCCGAGACGTATTACAGCGCGGGGCCCGAAGGCTACGTCGACTATCCGACGCTCGAAACGGCTTGA
- a CDS encoding SDR family oxidoreductase, translating to MTATSHLVTKAIVTGHTRGLGAALVDALLTRGIDVLGLARSNRAPVADAPPLPGSFVEVELDLSDSERLAQWLSGDTLAAFLHGADRALLINNAGTVGPIGPCAVQPPADVARAVTLNVTAPLMLSSAFSAATADVPDRRIAHVSSGAARNPYAGWNIYCATKAALDHHARAAALDGEPGLRVASVAPGVVDTDMQGEIRGIDEARFPLRERFAEMKRTGQLASPEDAADTFAGYLLSDAFGETPTADVRSL from the coding sequence ATGACTGCCACATCGCACCTCGTCACCAAGGCGATCGTCACCGGGCACACGCGCGGCCTCGGCGCGGCACTCGTCGATGCACTGCTCACGCGCGGCATCGACGTGCTCGGTCTCGCACGGTCGAATCGAGCGCCCGTTGCCGATGCACCGCCGCTGCCGGGCTCGTTCGTCGAGGTCGAGCTCGATCTATCCGACAGCGAACGGCTCGCGCAATGGCTGTCCGGCGACACGCTGGCCGCGTTCCTGCACGGCGCTGACCGCGCGCTGCTCATCAACAACGCGGGAACGGTCGGGCCGATAGGTCCATGCGCCGTGCAGCCGCCGGCCGACGTCGCGCGTGCCGTCACGCTGAACGTTACGGCGCCGCTGATGTTGTCGAGCGCGTTCTCGGCCGCCACGGCCGATGTGCCCGATCGGCGCATCGCGCATGTATCGAGCGGTGCGGCGCGCAATCCATACGCGGGATGGAACATCTATTGCGCCACGAAGGCAGCGCTCGACCATCACGCGCGCGCAGCGGCACTCGATGGCGAACCAGGATTGCGTGTCGCCAGCGTGGCGCCGGGCGTGGTCGATACGGACATGCAAGGCGAGATCCGCGGCATCGACGAGGCGCGTTTCCCCCTGCGCGAGCGATTCGCCGAGATGAAGCGCACGGGGCAATTGGCGTCGCCCGAGGACGCCGCGGATACGTTCGCCGGCTACCTGCTGTCCGACGCGTTCGGTGAAACACCTACCGCGGACGTCCGCTCGCTGTAG
- a CDS encoding tetratricopeptide repeat protein, with protein sequence MSKPGSPRHIDTLLREAVELQQNGALAEAETVYREILALRPRHFDALQLLGALSLQSRRYEEGIALLERALEIDPRQAAVHSNLSFALNAIGRHDRALAEANRAIALKNGFVDALNNRGVALAGLDRPEEALAGFEKALAAKPEFPEAWSNRSCALRDLGLADAAVASCDRAIALRPGYAEAWSNRANALSDLNRPLDAQASYERALAASSQFADAWNNLGLTFVDMNRHADALACYERALALEPESAETHWNRALCLLQMGDLAAGFAEYEWRWRRRRIAPSRRAFDAPLWLGDTPLTGKKILLHAEQGLGDTLQFCRYAALVARLGAHVVLEVQPELARLLTNLEGVAELATAGEALPAFDYHCPLLSLPLALRTVVTTVPADTPYLFAQAQASAHWRTRIEQAVPRSALKVGLVWAGGHRPHVPELRKNDARRSMSVDRFAPIIEVPGVQFFSLQKGAKAEQQLGAMREHNEASRRVIDWTEALTDFADTAALVDNLDLVISVDTSTAHLAGAMNKPVWILNRLDTCWRWMLGREDSPWYPSARLFRQPALGDWDSVIEAIARALSSLVKTRASEASR encoded by the coding sequence ATGAGCAAGCCCGGCAGCCCGCGCCATATCGATACCCTGCTTCGCGAAGCCGTCGAGCTTCAGCAAAACGGCGCGCTCGCCGAAGCGGAAACCGTCTACCGCGAGATCCTCGCCCTACGTCCGCGCCACTTCGATGCGCTGCAATTGCTGGGCGCCTTGTCGCTGCAATCGCGCCGATACGAAGAAGGCATCGCATTGCTCGAGCGCGCGCTGGAGATCGATCCTCGCCAAGCTGCCGTGCACTCGAACCTCTCGTTTGCCCTCAACGCGATCGGCCGTCACGATAGGGCCCTAGCAGAGGCAAATCGCGCGATCGCGCTCAAGAATGGTTTCGTCGATGCGTTGAACAACCGAGGCGTCGCACTCGCGGGCCTGGATCGCCCCGAGGAAGCACTCGCGGGTTTCGAGAAAGCGCTCGCCGCCAAGCCCGAATTTCCCGAAGCGTGGAGCAACCGCAGTTGCGCGCTACGCGACCTGGGCCTGGCCGATGCCGCCGTCGCCAGTTGCGATCGAGCGATCGCGCTGCGCCCCGGTTATGCCGAGGCATGGAGCAATCGTGCCAACGCGTTGTCCGATCTCAATCGCCCGCTCGATGCGCAGGCCAGTTACGAGCGAGCTTTGGCTGCATCGTCCCAATTCGCCGATGCCTGGAACAACCTCGGGCTGACCTTCGTCGACATGAATCGGCATGCCGATGCGCTCGCCTGCTACGAACGTGCGCTCGCCCTCGAGCCCGAGTCTGCCGAGACGCATTGGAATCGTGCGCTTTGCCTATTGCAGATGGGCGATCTCGCCGCCGGCTTCGCCGAATACGAATGGCGCTGGCGGCGCAGACGCATTGCGCCGAGCCGTCGCGCGTTCGATGCCCCGCTGTGGCTCGGCGATACGCCGCTCACAGGAAAGAAGATCCTTCTTCATGCGGAGCAAGGCCTCGGCGATACACTGCAATTCTGCCGCTATGCGGCGCTCGTCGCGCGATTGGGCGCGCATGTCGTGCTCGAAGTTCAACCCGAGCTCGCGCGCTTGCTCACGAATCTCGAAGGCGTTGCCGAACTCGCGACGGCCGGCGAGGCGCTACCTGCGTTCGACTACCATTGCCCGCTTTTGAGTTTGCCGCTCGCCCTCCGGACGGTGGTCACGACGGTGCCTGCCGATACGCCGTATCTGTTCGCGCAAGCGCAAGCATCGGCGCATTGGCGCACCCGCATCGAGCAAGCCGTGCCGCGAAGCGCGCTCAAAGTGGGCCTCGTCTGGGCCGGCGGTCATCGCCCGCACGTGCCGGAGTTGCGAAAGAACGACGCACGCAGGTCGATGAGCGTCGATCGCTTCGCACCGATCATCGAGGTACCCGGCGTGCAATTCTTCAGCCTGCAAAAGGGCGCAAAAGCCGAGCAGCAACTCGGTGCGATGCGCGAACACAACGAAGCGAGTAGGCGCGTGATCGACTGGACGGAGGCGTTGACCGACTTCGCCGATACGGCCGCGCTCGTCGACAACCTCGATCTCGTGATTTCCGTCGATACCTCGACGGCCCACCTGGCCGGCGCGATGAACAAGCCGGTGTGGATCTTGAACCGGCTGGACACATGTTGGCGCTGGATGCTCGGGCGCGAAGACAGCCCCTGGTATCCGAGCGCGCGGCTGTTCAGGCAACCTGCGCTCGGCGATTGGGACAGCGTGATCGAGGCGATCGCGCGTGCCTTGAGCTCGCTCGTGAAAACGCGGGCGAGCGAAGCATCGCGTTGA
- the dapA gene encoding 4-hydroxy-tetrahydrodipicolinate synthase yields the protein MSIFSGIWIPLVTPFQAGVVDHRALAALVARYRDAGVAGFAALGTTGEPAALSHEEQDAVLATILRAAEGLPVIAGVAGNQAVALRERVLRLNDEPIAGVLVCAPYYIRPSQAGLVDHFSTLADASAKPIVLYDIPYRTGVRIELDTLLTLAAHPRIEAIKDCSGVPETTLALILDGRLAVLAGNDDAMFSSLCMGGAGAISAAAHVRTEHFVAMYRALARGDLAQGRAIYRELAPLLRALVSEPNPAPVKAALAVQGWIANELRAPMMPASEALTRELVAFAAD from the coding sequence ATGTCTATTTTTTCCGGTATTTGGATTCCGCTCGTCACGCCGTTTCAGGCGGGGGTGGTCGATCATCGCGCGCTTGCGGCACTCGTTGCCCGCTATCGCGATGCGGGCGTGGCCGGTTTTGCTGCGCTCGGTACGACGGGCGAGCCCGCGGCGCTATCGCACGAGGAACAAGATGCCGTGCTTGCGACGATTCTGCGAGCGGCGGAGGGTTTGCCTGTCATCGCGGGTGTAGCCGGCAACCAAGCCGTCGCGTTGCGCGAGCGCGTGTTGCGACTCAACGATGAGCCGATCGCGGGTGTGCTCGTTTGCGCGCCGTATTACATTCGGCCGTCGCAAGCGGGGCTCGTCGATCATTTTTCGACGTTGGCCGACGCAAGCGCGAAGCCCATCGTTCTTTATGACATTCCCTACCGCACCGGCGTGCGGATCGAACTCGATACGCTGCTGACGCTGGCGGCTCATCCTCGCATCGAAGCGATCAAGGATTGCTCGGGTGTGCCGGAGACGACGTTGGCGCTGATTCTCGACGGGCGGCTTGCCGTGCTGGCGGGCAATGACGACGCGATGTTTTCATCGCTATGCATGGGCGGCGCGGGTGCGATCTCGGCGGCCGCCCACGTGCGCACGGAGCATTTCGTTGCGATGTATCGAGCGCTCGCCCGCGGTGACTTGGCGCAAGGGCGTGCGATCTATCGCGAGTTGGCGCCGTTGCTGCGCGCGTTGGTATCCGAGCCGAACCCGGCGCCGGTGAAGGCTGCGCTCGCGGTGCAAGGGTGGATCGCGAACGAATTGCGGGCGCCGATGATGCCCGCGAGCGAGGCGCTTACCCGGGAGTTGGTTGCGTTCGCAGCAGATTGA